Proteins from a genomic interval of Chroococcidiopsis thermalis PCC 7203:
- a CDS encoding exopolyphosphatase-like protein: protein MLLKAQQYRLVTRSDFDGLVCAVLLKSLNLINEIKFVHPKDMQDGKIEITNHDITTNLPYVEGAYLAFDHHFSETLRNRDRSSTHIIDPNAPSAARVVYDYFGGAEKFPHISQEMMTAVDRADAAQFTLEEVLRPQGWVLLNFLMDARTGLGRFRDFRISNYDLMMNSIDACKDSTIDEILNLPDVKERVDVYREHEAKFQAQIKKCATVRDKTVVLDLRQEETIYAGNRFMVYALYPECTVSIHVMWGLKQQNTVFAVGKSIFDRSSQVNIGELMLKYGGGGHANAGTCQVAHEVVDETLREIISQIKANE, encoded by the coding sequence ATGTTACTAAAAGCCCAACAGTATCGATTAGTTACGAGAAGCGATTTTGACGGTCTCGTCTGTGCTGTTTTACTAAAAAGTTTAAATTTAATCAATGAGATTAAGTTCGTCCATCCGAAAGATATGCAAGATGGCAAAATTGAAATTACTAATCATGATATTACTACAAATTTACCTTATGTTGAAGGTGCGTATTTAGCCTTCGACCATCATTTTAGCGAAACGCTGAGAAATCGCGATCGCTCCTCCACTCATATCATCGATCCTAACGCTCCATCTGCTGCCAGAGTTGTTTACGATTATTTTGGTGGAGCGGAAAAATTCCCTCATATTTCCCAAGAGATGATGACAGCAGTTGATCGAGCGGACGCGGCTCAATTTACTTTAGAGGAAGTTTTACGACCTCAAGGCTGGGTACTGCTGAATTTTTTGATGGATGCGAGAACGGGGTTAGGTAGATTTAGAGATTTTAGAATTTCTAATTACGATTTGATGATGAATTCGATCGATGCTTGTAAAGACAGCACGATTGACGAGATTTTAAATCTTCCTGACGTGAAAGAAAGGGTCGATGTTTATCGCGAACACGAAGCTAAATTTCAAGCACAAATTAAAAAGTGTGCGACTGTTCGTGACAAAACAGTTGTATTAGATCTGAGGCAAGAAGAGACAATTTACGCGGGGAATCGGTTTATGGTTTACGCTTTATATCCTGAGTGTACTGTCTCAATTCATGTCATGTGGGGTTTGAAGCAACAAAATACAGTGTTTGCAGTTGGCAAATCGATTTTCGATCGCAGTTCTCAAGTTAATATTGGCGAGTTGATGTTAAAGTATGGTGGTGGTGGTCATGCCAACGCTGGAACTTGTCAAGTCGCGCATGAAGTAGTGGATGAAACATTAAGGGAAATCATTAGCCAAATTAAGGCGAACGAGTAA
- a CDS encoding Tex family protein gives MVNIPQLLAQELNLKPFQVQSALELMAEGATIPFIARYRKERTGEMNETQLRELAERHAYLTELEERKAAILSAIASLGKLTEELQAKITACLQKTELEDLYLPYRPKRRTRATAAREKGLEPLAEWIKSLNVKNAPIVPLESEAVKYISEEKGVKSKEEALKGAADILAEEIAEKAELRAYIREYLLNEGVFVSRVKDDYPEGTTKFEMYRNYQIRVEDIAPHNLLALYRGEAEGILDFDLSFDEGVVLSYLESQEIRTKNPSLRKFYHDLLKDGWTRLMKESLISAVRNEKKSFADVESIKTFEANLRDLLLSSPAGMRPTLAIDPGFRTGCKVAVLSQTGQFLAYQAIFPHQSAAARSQAAQTVKQLLEKYRVELIAIGNGTAGRETDEFISEVLQTVERKPIKVMVNESGASIYSASQVAIAEFPELDITVRGAISIGRRLQDPLAELVKIDPKSIGVGQYQHDVDQKLLKQKLEETVESCVNYVGVDLNTASQELLGYVSGITTTIANNIVAYRNENGVFKNRRQLLKVAKLGPKAFEQAAGFLRIRGGENPLDNTAVHPESYKIVEAIANDLNVSLTQISQVASKLKGTNLKKYVTETVGEPTLRDIIGELEKPGRDPRAEFKYATFREDIKEISDLKSGMELEGIVTNVANFGAFVDIGVHQDGLVHISQLADRFVDDPKKFVKVGQIVKVRVLEIDVQRKRIGLSMKLNK, from the coding sequence ATGGTAAACATTCCCCAACTACTAGCTCAAGAACTAAATCTCAAACCCTTCCAGGTGCAAAGCGCACTCGAACTGATGGCGGAGGGTGCAACAATTCCATTTATCGCTCGTTACCGCAAAGAACGCACGGGGGAGATGAACGAAACCCAACTGCGGGAACTAGCTGAGAGACACGCCTACCTCACAGAACTAGAAGAAAGAAAAGCAGCGATTTTAAGCGCGATCGCCTCTCTTGGTAAACTGACAGAGGAACTACAGGCAAAAATCACCGCCTGCTTGCAGAAAACTGAATTAGAAGATTTATACCTTCCCTATCGCCCCAAACGCCGCACCCGCGCTACGGCGGCGCGAGAAAAGGGATTAGAACCACTCGCCGAGTGGATTAAATCTCTCAATGTCAAAAACGCCCCTATCGTACCTTTAGAATCAGAAGCAGTAAAATATATTTCTGAGGAAAAGGGAGTTAAGTCAAAGGAGGAAGCGCTTAAAGGTGCAGCTGATATCTTGGCAGAGGAAATTGCTGAAAAAGCCGAATTACGCGCTTACATCCGCGAATATCTACTCAACGAAGGGGTGTTTGTCTCGCGCGTCAAGGACGATTACCCCGAAGGTACGACAAAATTTGAAATGTACCGCAACTATCAAATTCGAGTTGAAGATATCGCACCGCACAATCTACTCGCGCTATATCGTGGTGAAGCCGAAGGAATCTTGGATTTCGATCTCAGTTTTGATGAAGGGGTGGTATTGTCCTATCTAGAATCGCAGGAAATTCGCACGAAGAACCCCAGTTTGAGGAAATTCTACCACGATTTACTCAAAGATGGATGGACGCGATTGATGAAAGAGTCATTAATTAGTGCCGTCCGTAATGAGAAAAAAAGCTTTGCCGATGTTGAATCAATTAAAACTTTTGAGGCAAATTTACGCGATTTATTGTTATCCAGTCCAGCCGGAATGCGTCCGACACTGGCGATCGATCCTGGATTTAGGACGGGATGTAAGGTAGCCGTACTATCGCAAACAGGGCAATTTTTGGCATATCAAGCAATTTTTCCCCACCAATCAGCAGCAGCGCGATCGCAAGCAGCACAAACTGTTAAGCAATTGTTGGAAAAATACCGCGTTGAGTTAATTGCGATCGGTAACGGTACGGCAGGACGAGAGACGGATGAATTTATTTCAGAAGTCTTGCAGACGGTGGAACGCAAACCAATTAAAGTGATGGTCAATGAATCGGGCGCATCGATCTATTCTGCCAGTCAAGTTGCGATCGCGGAATTTCCCGAACTTGATATTACCGTGCGCGGTGCAATTAGTATTGGCAGACGCTTGCAAGATCCGCTAGCAGAATTAGTTAAAATCGATCCCAAATCAATTGGTGTGGGACAATATCAGCATGATGTAGACCAAAAACTTTTGAAGCAAAAGCTAGAGGAAACCGTAGAAAGTTGCGTGAACTACGTAGGCGTAGACCTTAATACTGCTTCTCAGGAGTTACTGGGTTATGTATCTGGAATTACGACAACAATTGCCAATAACATTGTTGCCTATCGGAATGAAAACGGTGTATTTAAAAACCGTCGTCAGTTACTCAAGGTAGCCAAATTAGGACCAAAAGCCTTCGAGCAAGCTGCCGGATTTTTACGGATTCGAGGTGGAGAAAATCCTTTAGATAATACAGCCGTTCACCCGGAAAGTTATAAAATTGTGGAGGCGATCGCTAACGACTTAAACGTATCATTAACTCAAATTTCTCAAGTTGCATCTAAGCTCAAAGGAACGAATCTGAAAAAATACGTGACTGAAACTGTAGGCGAACCAACATTAAGAGACATTATCGGCGAATTAGAAAAACCCGGCAGAGATCCTAGAGCTGAATTTAAATATGCTACATTTCGAGAGGATATCAAAGAAATCTCCGATCTCAAATCGGGCATGGAATTAGAAGGAATCGTCACTAACGTAGCCAACTTTGGCGCGTTTGTAGATATTGGCGTACACCAAGATGGTTTAGTTCATATTTCTCAACTAGCCGATCGCTTTGTGGACGATCCGAAAAAGTTTGTCAAGGTTGGACAAATTGTCAAAGTGCGTGTATTAGAAATTGACGTGCAGAGAAAACGAATTGGGTTGTCAATGAAGTTAAATAAATAA
- a CDS encoding GNAT family N-acetyltransferase has translation MEIKIDDLSGSEIAEFLEEHIREMKSVSPPESKHALDLAGLRKPQITFWTIWDSSCLIGCGAMKELDASHAEIKSMRTTTSYRGKGVASMLLQHILNEAKLRGYRRISLETGSMPFFEPARNLYAKYGFKNCAPFSKYKEDPNSVFMTKDL, from the coding sequence ATGGAAATAAAGATTGACGATCTTTCTGGCTCTGAAATTGCTGAGTTTTTGGAAGAACATATCAGAGAAATGAAGTCCGTTTCGCCTCCTGAAAGTAAACATGCTCTAGATTTGGCAGGGTTGAGAAAACCACAAATTACATTTTGGACGATTTGGGATAGTAGTTGCTTAATAGGCTGTGGTGCAATGAAAGAATTAGATGCAAGCCATGCTGAAATTAAGTCGATGCGTACAACAACCTCATATAGAGGGAAAGGTGTTGCATCAATGCTACTTCAGCATATCTTGAACGAAGCGAAGCTACGAGGTTATCGGCGTATAAGTTTAGAAACTGGATCGATGCCTTTTTTTGAGCCAGCACGCAATTTATATGCGAAATACGGCTTTAAGAACTGTGCGCCTTTTTCTAAATATAAAGAAGATCCAAACAGTGTGTTTATGACAAAGGATTTGTAA
- the bioF gene encoding 8-amino-7-oxononanoate synthase, which translates to MSKDPYAWIEQSLATIHKADWYRAVQTIDSRPGAIIQMEGRSLINFASNDYLGLAGDERLIQAAITATQIYGAGSTGSRLLSGHRELHRELERAVAILKQTEDAVVFSSGYLANLGTIAALVGKRDLILSDQYNHSCLKNGAILSGATIIEYPHNDILFLKTQLEQRDRYRRCLIMTDSVFSMDGDLCPLPELIDLAAQFNCMLLIDEAHATGVFGKTGAGCVEHFNLTSSPLIQVGTLSKALGSLGGYVAGSAALIDFLRNRAASWIYTTALSPADTAAAIAAISIVREEPERRQQLWQNINYLKHLMTQELPQLKLLPSESPILCLQLADAATALKFGSNLKESGIFAPAIRPPTVPTSRIRFSVMATHELSQIEQLVEILCQLNSQVHFKI; encoded by the coding sequence ATGTCAAAAGATCCTTATGCTTGGATAGAACAATCTTTAGCAACCATCCACAAAGCCGATTGGTATCGTGCCGTACAGACAATTGACAGCCGCCCTGGTGCTATTATCCAAATGGAAGGGCGATCGCTGATTAATTTTGCTAGTAACGACTACTTAGGGTTAGCAGGCGATGAAAGACTAATTCAAGCAGCTATAACGGCTACGCAGATATACGGTGCGGGAAGTACGGGTTCTCGTTTACTTAGCGGACATCGAGAATTGCATCGAGAATTGGAACGAGCGGTCGCAATTCTAAAACAAACTGAAGATGCTGTAGTTTTCAGTTCGGGATATTTGGCAAATTTGGGTACAATTGCGGCTTTAGTTGGCAAACGAGATCTAATTCTTTCAGACCAATACAATCATTCTTGCTTAAAAAATGGAGCGATTCTCAGCGGTGCAACAATTATTGAGTATCCCCATAACGATATTTTATTTTTAAAAACCCAGTTAGAACAACGCGATCGCTACCGTCGTTGTTTAATTATGACTGATAGTGTCTTTAGTATGGATGGAGATTTATGCCCGTTACCAGAATTAATAGATTTAGCAGCTCAATTTAACTGTATGCTATTAATTGATGAGGCTCACGCTACCGGAGTTTTTGGTAAAACTGGGGCTGGTTGCGTCGAACATTTCAATCTTACTAGTAGCCCGTTAATTCAAGTTGGCACGCTGAGCAAAGCCTTGGGAAGTTTAGGCGGTTACGTCGCAGGTTCAGCCGCTTTAATTGATTTTCTACGCAACCGTGCGGCTAGTTGGATTTATACCACAGCTCTTTCTCCTGCCGATACTGCGGCTGCGATCGCGGCAATTTCTATTGTACGAGAAGAACCAGAACGCAGACAGCAACTTTGGCAAAATATTAATTATTTAAAACATTTAATGACTCAAGAATTACCGCAATTAAAATTATTACCTTCTGAGTCGCCAATTTTGTGCTTGCAATTAGCAGATGCAGCCACGGCTTTAAAATTTGGTTCAAATTTGAAAGAGTCGGGAATTTTTGCGCCAGCAATTCGTCCCCCTACCGTACCGACAAGTAGAATAAGATTTTCTGTGATGGCGACTCATGAATTGAGTCAGATTGAGCAATTAGTAGAAATTTTGTGTCAGCTTAATTCTCAGGTGCATTTCAAGATATAG